A genomic window from Alkalihalobacillus sp. AL-G includes:
- a CDS encoding DUF4183 domain-containing protein, with protein MALQLMKLVINASVTTNVDPTNTRFFNVTTAQTNAGSTLTIDAADFFQDDGTAVTALPTLATDNSYYNVYVNGVLQMDGLSTYTPGATAVGSLAITVPAGGDPILADSPVVLEVVNYTPSSTTTVST; from the coding sequence ATGGCACTTCAATTGATGAAATTGGTTATAAATGCATCAGTTACAACAAATGTCGACCCAACCAATACAAGGTTTTTTAATGTAACCACTGCTCAGACCAATGCAGGGTCTACTCTTACAATTGATGCAGCTGATTTTTTTCAAGATGATGGTACAGCAGTAACTGCACTTCCAACATTAGCAACTGATAATAGCTACTATAATGTTTATGTTAATGGGGTTTTACAAATGGATGGTCTATCAACATATACCCCTGGAGCCACTGCTGTTGGATCGTTGGCAATAACCGTACCGGCGGGTGGAGATCCTATCCTTGCTGACTCACCTGTAGTATTAGAAGTTGTAAACTATACTCCATCTTCAACAACAACCGTTTCAACATAG
- a CDS encoding ABC transporter permease, whose protein sequence is MAKRLFTNGYFLIGFFFLATLLTISLLHTFVWDNYVAQTQIIYDGARAVEASPISPGWDIPFGTDGLGFHFTHMISIGAKYTIGFAVIIALLRLVVSFILGVLYGAYLYRFRRYVTWMVDVFNYVPVTILALFILTPFLVESRAGFAYTFWERVGLEIVILAFLAVPPVSILIGNEMGRVFKQEFVDGAKIIGGSRLHILWKHVRPHIQPQLWIVFMQQLVQTMLVLAHLGFFKVFFGGTNHSFDPMWPDPPQSISYEWSGLIGAGIHKLTITPWVVLVPIIFFALTILAMNLMLEGIKTASENWRVLNRPKRTTEAAIDQTPDEKQFVPLTQNGTVQRRELRLEDKQ, encoded by the coding sequence ATGGCCAAACGACTATTTACAAATGGCTATTTTTTGATCGGATTTTTCTTTTTAGCAACGTTATTAACAATCAGCCTTCTCCATACGTTCGTTTGGGATAATTATGTTGCTCAGACGCAGATCATTTACGACGGTGCAAGAGCAGTTGAAGCATCTCCGATTTCCCCGGGATGGGATATTCCCTTTGGTACGGACGGACTTGGGTTCCATTTTACACATATGATTTCCATCGGAGCGAAATATACGATCGGATTTGCGGTGATCATCGCTTTGCTTCGCCTCGTTGTTTCATTTATATTAGGTGTCTTGTATGGCGCTTATTTATATCGGTTCCGTCGTTATGTAACGTGGATGGTCGACGTGTTCAATTATGTTCCAGTTACGATTTTGGCTTTGTTCATCTTAACCCCGTTCCTTGTGGAGTCGAGAGCCGGGTTCGCGTATACATTCTGGGAGCGGGTCGGTTTGGAAATCGTCATTTTAGCATTTCTCGCCGTGCCACCGGTTTCGATCTTGATCGGCAATGAGATGGGGCGAGTATTTAAACAGGAATTTGTCGATGGTGCAAAAATCATTGGGGGAAGCCGGCTCCATATATTGTGGAAGCATGTACGACCGCACATTCAGCCTCAGCTTTGGATTGTATTCATGCAGCAGCTCGTCCAGACTATGCTCGTCCTTGCCCACCTCGGTTTTTTCAAGGTCTTTTTCGGAGGGACGAATCACAGTTTTGATCCAATGTGGCCAGACCCTCCTCAATCAATTTCGTATGAATGGTCGGGTTTGATCGGCGCCGGTATACACAAACTGACGATCACGCCATGGGTCGTTCTCGTTCCGATCATTTTCTTCGCATTAACGATTCTTGCGATGAATCTCATGCTTGAAGGAATCAAGACAGCAAGTGAAAACTGGCGCGTTTTAAATAGGCCGAAAAGGACAACAGAGGCAGCCATAGACCAAACCCCAGATGAGAAACAATTCGTTCCTCTTACCCAAAATGGCACTGTACAACGAAGAGAGTTAAGGCTAGAAGATAAACAATGA
- a CDS encoding sigma-70 family RNA polymerase sigma factor has protein sequence MENFKQVLEEKQTFSLESLRLYKEEIMEEVVNYFGERLTRLAYTYVKDWGKSEDIVQEVFITCYSKLETFRGEGSLKNWLYKITVNRCKDHLKSWSHRNLWFANPFSLFKQEHDDKTPELRLIVEDEYNELAKSILALPLKYRELIILYYQEEMPLAEISLMLNVKTATLKSRLFQARRMLRNSLEKGAEFDG, from the coding sequence ATGGAAAACTTCAAACAAGTTTTAGAAGAAAAACAGACCTTTAGTCTCGAAAGCCTACGTTTATATAAGGAAGAAATCATGGAAGAGGTTGTCAACTATTTCGGGGAGCGGCTTACACGTCTCGCTTATACATATGTAAAAGATTGGGGAAAATCGGAGGATATCGTCCAAGAGGTGTTCATCACCTGTTACTCCAAGCTTGAAACGTTCCGCGGGGAAGGTTCGTTAAAAAATTGGTTATATAAGATCACTGTCAACCGTTGCAAGGACCACCTTAAAAGCTGGTCGCACCGGAATCTCTGGTTTGCAAACCCATTTTCACTGTTCAAACAAGAACATGATGACAAGACGCCTGAGCTTCGGTTAATCGTTGAAGATGAGTATAACGAGCTGGCAAAATCGATTCTTGCATTACCCCTTAAGTACCGTGAACTTATCATTTTATATTATCAGGAGGAAATGCCGTTAGCAGAAATCAGTCTCATGTTGAATGTGAAAACCGCCACATTGAAGTCGCGCTTATTTCAGGCACGAAGGATGTTAAGAAATTCGTTGGAAAAAGGGGCGGAATTTGATGGATGA
- a CDS encoding ABC transporter ATP-binding protein has product MSDTYAIELKNLSKTYGGSNAVNQLDLNIRKGELFGFLGPNGAGKTTTIKMMTGLLEPSTGSVKVNGIDIWEEPVEAKKKIAYLPDQPNLYPKLTGWEFLRFIGSVFKIPQNTFEKRAEEYLKLFGLYYRAGELIESYSHGMKQKIALCGALIHNPEVLFLDEPTVGLDPKSARSLKSLLRKLCDRGTTVFISTHILEIAERMCDRVGIIRNGDVIALGTMEELRQGEGKEQASLEDIFLELTGGEESRELISLLDEEQEEVQ; this is encoded by the coding sequence ATGAGTGATACATATGCAATCGAGTTGAAAAATCTATCAAAAACATACGGTGGTTCTAATGCGGTGAACCAGCTGGATTTAAATATACGAAAAGGGGAGTTGTTCGGATTTCTGGGTCCGAACGGCGCCGGGAAAACGACCACGATCAAAATGATGACCGGGCTTCTTGAGCCTAGTACAGGATCGGTCAAAGTCAATGGAATCGATATTTGGGAGGAGCCGGTTGAGGCAAAGAAGAAGATTGCCTATTTACCAGATCAGCCTAATTTATATCCAAAACTGACAGGATGGGAATTCCTGCGATTTATCGGTTCGGTTTTTAAAATTCCGCAAAATACATTTGAAAAACGAGCAGAGGAATACTTGAAGTTATTTGGCTTGTATTATCGTGCGGGTGAACTGATCGAAAGCTATTCACATGGAATGAAGCAGAAGATCGCCTTGTGTGGGGCACTAATCCATAATCCTGAAGTGCTTTTTTTAGATGAGCCGACGGTTGGACTTGATCCGAAAAGTGCTCGTTCTCTAAAAAGCTTACTGCGGAAGCTTTGCGATCGTGGAACGACGGTGTTCATTTCGACGCATATTTTAGAAATCGCAGAACGAATGTGTGACCGTGTCGGAATCATTCGGAACGGGGATGTCATTGCGCTTGGAACGATGGAGGAATTGCGCCAGGGTGAAGGCAAGGAACAAGCTAGTCTAGAGGATATTTTCCTTGAACTTACTGGCGGCGAAGAATCTCGTGAACTCATTTCCTTGCTGGACGAGGAGCAGGAGGAAGTGCAATGA
- a CDS encoding DUF4183 domain-containing protein — protein sequence MTKRRKNKIINRHPVDFLPPQGCPLIFPRDDVQLSDCSESILKVETYTYFALSDGRKRIYTDFDELTEYGKQGILDPDKVSYYNLYINGVLQPKLVYKIKKGSLNLESSDLPPIGAPIIIQFIIIRSF from the coding sequence ATGACCAAACGTCGAAAAAATAAAATTATAAATAGACACCCGGTTGATTTTTTACCACCTCAAGGATGCCCACTTATTTTTCCAAGAGATGACGTTCAACTATCTGATTGCTCTGAGTCAATACTGAAGGTTGAAACGTATACTTATTTTGCTCTTTCTGATGGACGAAAAAGAATTTATACAGATTTCGATGAATTAACAGAGTACGGCAAGCAAGGAATCCTAGATCCTGATAAAGTTTCATATTATAACCTTTATATCAATGGAGTTCTTCAGCCGAAACTTGTATATAAAATAAAAAAAGGAAGTCTTAATTTAGAATCAAGTGATTTACCACCAATAGGTGCGCCTATTATTATTCAGTTTATTATTATTAGATCCTTTTGA
- a CDS encoding glycine betaine ABC transporter substrate-binding protein gives MRKYLILIALTFLTTLSLVGCAGGAEDGNGDGENKGTIIIGLNNWAENIAVSNMWKVILEEKGYTVNLKAMEKSPVWAGIARKDLDLAPEVWLPTTDKPLYEEYKDKIELHETWYKGTGLGLVVPKYMDINSIEELNAKKEQLGITEIVGIDPGASLMKLTRDAVKEYKLDYELIESSGPAMMSELQSAYKNEEPIVVTLWNPHWAFAEYELKYLEDPKKVYGEPDDIYFMTRKGFGDDFPEVLKWMNNWKMDDKSLGTLMAVIKESGDPAEGAKQWIEDNQELVDKWTQSDEEK, from the coding sequence ATGAGAAAATACCTAATATTAATTGCTCTGACCTTCCTGACAACCTTATCTCTCGTTGGTTGTGCAGGCGGTGCAGAAGATGGAAACGGTGATGGTGAAAACAAGGGAACGATTATAATTGGCTTAAACAACTGGGCTGAGAATATCGCAGTGTCCAACATGTGGAAAGTAATCCTTGAAGAAAAAGGGTATACCGTAAACTTGAAAGCGATGGAAAAATCACCTGTTTGGGCTGGAATTGCAAGGAAGGATCTTGATCTAGCCCCTGAAGTCTGGCTACCGACCACCGATAAACCATTATATGAAGAATATAAAGACAAAATTGAACTGCATGAAACCTGGTACAAAGGGACAGGTCTCGGTCTTGTCGTACCAAAATATATGGATATCAACAGCATTGAAGAATTGAACGCAAAGAAAGAACAACTTGGTATTACGGAAATTGTCGGTATTGACCCTGGTGCGAGTCTGATGAAACTTACTCGTGATGCAGTGAAGGAGTACAAACTGGATTATGAACTTATCGAAAGCTCTGGACCAGCGATGATGAGTGAACTCCAAAGTGCATATAAAAATGAAGAACCAATTGTTGTTACATTATGGAACCCACACTGGGCATTTGCTGAATATGAGCTAAAATATTTAGAGGATCCAAAGAAAGTGTATGGAGAACCGGATGACATCTACTTCATGACCAGAAAAGGTTTTGGTGATGATTTTCCGGAAGTTTTAAAATGGATGAACAATTGGAAAATGGATGATAAAAGCTTAGGCACGCTAATGGCCGTCATTAAGGAAAGCGGAGATCCAGCAGAAGGTGCCAAGCAGTGGATAGAAGACAATCAAGAACTCGTAGACAAGTGGACACAATCCGACGAGGAAAAATAG
- a CDS encoding DUF4362 domain-containing protein: MRHFLFMIAAACLLAGCQGPTNITGQEDQINEEPDVIETHGRIENIEQLDQFVKNVQNETDDNVVVVRHTIEGDPIYYKLDYDSNVLDYTVDTTEDAYGPKEVRTIECKGIEKKVTNTETTYTITGCPSGSPGEFFTIRHDVSQQDYFGFHLKYGTEKRNEINTKEMEVIKDLGNGNKATIKDFQFSNEELNQIYKHMVFANYLEEKNVTKECHEPGDERYEMTVWINAGKRHYEWSECDQSEDGKEMTQLVQDILGVAEENSSYQSIKE, encoded by the coding sequence ATGAGGCATTTCCTATTTATGATAGCCGCTGCATGTCTTTTAGCAGGGTGCCAGGGGCCAACCAATATTACCGGTCAAGAGGATCAGATAAATGAAGAGCCGGATGTAATTGAAACGCATGGACGGATTGAGAACATCGAGCAGTTGGATCAATTTGTAAAGAATGTGCAAAACGAAACAGATGATAATGTCGTTGTTGTTCGTCATACCATCGAAGGCGATCCAATCTACTACAAGCTTGATTATGATAGCAACGTACTTGACTATACAGTCGATACGACCGAGGATGCGTATGGACCTAAAGAAGTGAGGACAATTGAATGTAAAGGGATAGAAAAGAAGGTTACCAATACAGAGACCACCTATACAATTACAGGCTGTCCTTCTGGTTCTCCGGGTGAGTTTTTCACGATCCGACATGATGTCAGCCAGCAGGACTACTTTGGTTTTCATCTTAAATACGGCACCGAAAAGCGAAATGAAATCAATACGAAGGAAATGGAAGTCATCAAGGATTTAGGAAATGGCAATAAAGCCACAATCAAAGATTTTCAATTTTCCAATGAAGAGTTGAATCAAATCTATAAGCATATGGTGTTCGCAAATTATTTGGAAGAGAAAAACGTGACGAAGGAATGCCACGAACCTGGGGATGAACGCTACGAAATGACCGTTTGGATCAATGCGGGAAAACGCCACTATGAATGGTCCGAATGCGACCAAAGCGAAGATGGTAAGGAAATGACCCAGCTGGTGCAGGATATCCTGGGAGTTGCTGAAGAAAACTCGAGTTATCAATCGATTAAAGAATGA
- a CDS encoding ABC transporter permease subunit, whose amino-acid sequence MKFVAQQLFRFVFIVVGIILMAGLPRLMPTGGSFALNWTGYFEGLQQVFTGLLNLSDVKYNTGGTLRPLMPQMTDMVVYSLTVLMTAILVALFAAGFLTFITMLLPRKWIRRIKVITFVFESLPDLLIIIMCQVIIVWLYKNTGLLVFEVASMPGEPIYIMPIICLSILPMIQYFKVMVSIVENELEKQYVELAKAKGLVQRKILIVHVLRNSMASILNHTKTIIWFMLSNLLILEYIFNIDGIMRFLFEYLNPVIFAVSLLAIFIPIFLLLVLGQWLLERSTNEKVVM is encoded by the coding sequence ATGAAGTTTGTCGCACAGCAATTATTTCGCTTTGTGTTCATTGTCGTGGGCATTATTTTAATGGCGGGACTTCCGAGGCTTATGCCGACGGGAGGGTCTTTTGCATTAAACTGGACAGGTTATTTTGAGGGTCTTCAACAGGTTTTCACAGGGCTATTGAACCTTTCAGATGTAAAATACAATACCGGAGGAACGCTGCGACCATTAATGCCTCAAATGACTGATATGGTTGTGTATTCATTGACTGTTCTGATGACTGCTATATTAGTGGCCTTGTTTGCGGCAGGTTTTTTAACGTTCATTACGATGCTTTTACCACGTAAATGGATTAGGCGGATCAAGGTTATTACCTTCGTATTCGAATCATTGCCTGATTTATTGATCATCATCATGTGCCAGGTTATCATTGTCTGGCTATATAAAAATACAGGCTTGCTCGTTTTTGAAGTGGCATCCATGCCGGGAGAACCGATTTACATAATGCCGATCATTTGCTTATCCATTCTGCCAATGATTCAGTATTTTAAAGTGATGGTTTCAATTGTGGAAAATGAGCTTGAAAAACAATATGTTGAGCTTGCTAAAGCGAAAGGGCTTGTCCAACGTAAAATTCTGATCGTTCATGTGCTTCGGAACTCGATGGCGAGTATTTTGAATCACACGAAAACGATTATTTGGTTCATGCTTTCGAATTTATTGATTCTCGAATACATTTTCAACATTGACGGAATTATGAGATTTTTATTTGAATATTTGAATCCGGTTATATTTGCCGTCAGCCTTTTAGCCATTTTTATTCCGATCTTTTTACTTCTTGTTCTAGGGCAATGGCTGCTCGAGAGATCTACGAATGAAAAGGTTGTGATGTAG
- a CDS encoding deoxynucleoside kinase, whose product MEKTPFIAVEGPIGVGKTSLAKSISEALDYHLLKEIVEENPFLGKFYDDIEEWSFQTEMFFLCNRFKQLEDIGPLYLQHEKPVVADYHIFKNRIFAMRTLKDVHFQKYMQIFEILTKDMPSPNMVIYIKASLDTLLQRISLRGRDIEKNIDPNYLKQLSADYDVFMYQFQKLHPEIPVLTINGDETDFVRNPDQLEAILEKIQDTFHKKEVKQ is encoded by the coding sequence ATGGAGAAAACCCCCTTCATAGCCGTAGAAGGACCGATCGGAGTCGGTAAAACATCACTTGCAAAATCAATCAGCGAAGCCTTGGATTATCACCTTTTAAAAGAAATTGTCGAAGAGAACCCGTTCCTCGGGAAATTTTACGATGATATTGAAGAATGGAGCTTTCAGACGGAGATGTTTTTCCTCTGTAACCGATTTAAACAGCTGGAAGACATCGGACCATTGTATTTGCAGCATGAAAAACCCGTCGTAGCTGATTATCATATTTTTAAAAATAGAATCTTTGCCATGCGTACCTTGAAGGACGTTCATTTTCAAAAATACATGCAGATTTTTGAAATCTTGACGAAGGACATGCCTTCCCCGAACATGGTCATATACATAAAGGCAAGCCTAGACACCTTATTGCAGCGCATCTCGTTACGAGGCCGTGATATCGAGAAGAACATCGATCCCAATTACTTGAAGCAGCTCTCAGCCGATTATGATGTATTCATGTATCAGTTCCAAAAGCTGCATCCGGAAATCCCTGTCTTGACCATCAATGGCGATGAGACGGATTTCGTACGTAACCCTGATCAGCTTGAAGCGATACTCGAAAAGATACAGGATACATTTCATAAAAAGGAAGTGAAGCAATGA
- a CDS encoding PhoH family protein gives MNKVYILDTNVILHDPASLFKYAGNDVVIPAVVVEEIDSKKRLQDEVGRNAREFGRQYKTLREKYKDQLHEPFPLDNGGTLNIELNHRSFENIKSVFNEDSNDNRILAVAINIALEQPMRDIVMVSNDILLIVKADALKKSLNIQNFMAQLYENDRLVESSLTIHKGYHELQVSPDIINGFHATHELPLIELTEYLHSEVHPQDFLLLKSNTGTNQSALGRVHRKTNKFVLKPFYFIDDDQFIWGLRPKNVEQRMFLELLLDPKVEMVCAIGKAGTGKTLLALAAALHETQDMKHYSKVTVARPIVPMGKDIGYLPGEKDEKLRPWMQPIFDNLEQLFNIDPEANRKNDKNGNHPRIEKEIEQLNMEVEALTYIRGRSIPNQFIIIDEAQNLTKHEVKTIVSRAGKGTKIVLVGDPDQIDHPYLDSVNNGLTYTIERLKTEEEIGIIRLSKTERSNLAEKAARWL, from the coding sequence TTGAACAAGGTCTATATCTTAGACACAAACGTAATTTTACATGACCCTGCTTCGCTTTTTAAGTACGCAGGAAATGATGTGGTCATCCCAGCTGTGGTTGTCGAAGAGATCGACTCGAAAAAAAGGCTGCAGGATGAAGTTGGCCGTAATGCTCGGGAGTTTGGCCGACAGTATAAGACATTGCGCGAAAAGTACAAAGATCAGCTTCACGAACCGTTTCCACTCGATAATGGTGGAACATTGAACATCGAGCTGAATCACCGCTCGTTTGAAAACATTAAAAGTGTATTTAATGAGGACTCTAATGACAACCGTATTCTTGCTGTTGCGATCAACATTGCCCTGGAGCAGCCAATGAGAGATATCGTGATGGTCTCCAACGATATTTTATTGATTGTAAAAGCAGATGCCTTGAAAAAATCACTCAACATACAAAATTTCATGGCCCAGCTTTACGAGAATGACCGACTCGTCGAGAGCTCTCTCACCATTCACAAAGGCTACCACGAGCTGCAGGTTTCCCCTGATATCATTAATGGATTTCATGCTACACATGAGCTTCCTCTTATAGAGCTTACTGAATACCTCCATTCCGAAGTACACCCTCAGGATTTCTTATTGTTGAAAAGCAACACCGGAACGAACCAGTCTGCATTAGGACGGGTTCATCGAAAAACGAATAAATTCGTTTTAAAACCATTTTATTTTATTGATGACGACCAATTCATCTGGGGGCTCCGACCGAAAAACGTTGAGCAAAGAATGTTTTTGGAATTATTATTGGACCCTAAAGTGGAAATGGTTTGTGCTATCGGAAAAGCCGGTACAGGGAAAACCTTGCTTGCACTCGCTGCTGCCCTTCACGAAACTCAAGACATGAAGCATTATTCGAAAGTCACGGTTGCCCGTCCGATTGTTCCGATGGGTAAGGATATCGGCTATTTACCTGGTGAAAAGGATGAAAAGCTACGCCCGTGGATGCAGCCGATTTTCGATAACCTCGAACAACTGTTCAATATCGACCCTGAAGCGAATCGGAAGAACGATAAGAACGGAAACCATCCAAGGATTGAAAAAGAGATCGAGCAATTGAACATGGAAGTAGAAGCTTTAACCTATATACGCGGTCGCAGCATCCCGAACCAATTCATCATTATTGATGAAGCGCAAAACCTGACAAAGCATGAGGTAAAAACGATCGTCAGTCGTGCTGGGAAAGGGACAAAGATCGTCCTTGTCGGAGATCCGGACCAGATCGATCATCCGTACCTTGATTCGGTGAACAATGGGCTAACATACACGATTGAGCGTCTTAAAACGGAGGAAGAAATCGGAATCATACGCCTTTCCAAAACAGAACGCTCCAACCTTGCTGAGAAAGCGGCCCGCTGGTTGTAA
- a CDS encoding deoxynucleoside kinase, with protein sequence MNALEKFNIPKNAVITVAGTVGVGKSTMTKTIANNLGFDTSMEKVDTNPYLDKFYHDFERWSFHLQIYFLAERFKEQKRMFEQGGGFVQDRSIYEDTGIFAKMHYEKGTMTNIDYETYTSLFEAMVMTPYFPHPDVLIYIEGSLQDIIDRIKLRGRPMEQQTPIAYWEEMHKRYEDWIRNFTTCPVLRVNINDYDLLKDPSSVEPILKRIGETINRKRNLQHI encoded by the coding sequence ATGAACGCCCTTGAAAAGTTCAACATTCCAAAAAATGCGGTCATAACAGTGGCTGGTACAGTCGGCGTCGGAAAATCGACGATGACCAAAACGATAGCGAACAACTTAGGATTTGATACGTCGATGGAAAAAGTCGATACGAACCCCTATTTGGACAAGTTCTATCACGACTTCGAACGCTGGAGCTTCCATCTCCAAATCTATTTCCTTGCTGAACGGTTCAAAGAGCAGAAGCGGATGTTTGAACAAGGCGGCGGATTCGTACAGGATCGCTCCATTTATGAAGACACTGGCATTTTTGCGAAAATGCATTATGAAAAAGGCACGATGACTAATATCGACTACGAAACCTATACAAGCTTGTTCGAAGCGATGGTGATGACACCGTACTTCCCACATCCGGATGTGTTGATTTATATCGAAGGAAGCCTTCAAGATATCATCGATCGGATCAAACTCCGCGGGCGCCCAATGGAACAACAAACTCCTATCGCGTACTGGGAAGAGATGCATAAACGCTATGAGGACTGGATTCGCAATTTCACAACATGCCCTGTGTTGCGCGTAAACATAAACGACTATGACTTATTGAAGGATCCATCATCTGTCGAACCGATTTTAAAGCGTATTGGCGAAACAATAAATAGGAAGCGTAATCTACAACACATATAA
- a CDS encoding transporter substrate-binding domain-containing protein: MKRDHFELKFTTADTGSERFFQPCSPVAKSDLALKSTVEWTVPSLERMSYQGKVYISSDEIEKVVSLRFQSRLDQILDKGAIRIGTTGDYKPFTYLNPHTDQYEGFDIDAAYRLAHDLGVEVQFVRTSWPKMMDDFQNDKFDIAMGGISRSLERQKLAHLTQPYFSDGKAPLIRNEDKGIYKSLEDIDRSNVRIGVNPGGTNEKFVLENIKNAKVSVIKNNLAIPQMVAEGTFDVMITDHIEAVYYSRIDPRLHAAMRGQPFTKSEKVYLIHRGDLDYQNWIALWLEELNQQGELERLKVKWGLAQENIDKTG, from the coding sequence GTGAAAAGAGATCATTTTGAATTGAAGTTTACAACAGCAGATACGGGGAGCGAGCGCTTTTTTCAACCGTGTTCCCCCGTGGCAAAATCTGACTTAGCTTTAAAATCAACAGTTGAATGGACTGTACCTTCCCTTGAACGTATGAGTTACCAAGGAAAAGTGTATATATCAAGTGACGAAATCGAAAAGGTCGTGAGTCTCCGTTTCCAATCACGTTTGGATCAAATATTAGATAAAGGAGCCATCCGTATAGGAACTACAGGGGATTATAAACCTTTCACTTATTTGAATCCGCATACGGACCAGTACGAAGGATTCGATATTGATGCTGCTTATCGTTTAGCACATGATCTAGGCGTGGAAGTCCAATTTGTCCGAACTTCCTGGCCAAAAATGATGGATGATTTTCAAAATGATAAGTTTGATATTGCAATGGGTGGGATAAGCCGAAGTCTTGAGCGCCAGAAGCTGGCCCATTTGACGCAACCTTATTTCAGTGACGGAAAAGCCCCTTTAATAAGGAATGAAGACAAAGGAATCTATAAAAGCCTGGAAGATATTGATCGTTCCAACGTCAGGATCGGCGTGAATCCAGGCGGAACAAATGAGAAATTCGTACTGGAAAACATAAAGAACGCAAAGGTCAGTGTCATCAAAAATAATTTAGCCATTCCCCAAATGGTTGCAGAGGGGACCTTCGATGTCATGATTACCGATCATATAGAGGCTGTATATTATTCGAGGATCGATCCAAGGTTGCATGCCGCTATGAGAGGCCAGCCATTTACAAAAAGCGAGAAAGTATATTTGATTCATAGGGGGGATTTAGACTACCAAAACTGGATCGCCCTCTGGCTTGAAGAATTGAACCAGCAAGGTGAATTAGAAAGGTTGAAGGTGAAATGGGGGCTTGCACAAGAGAATATTGATAAAACGGGCTGA
- a CDS encoding prephenate dehydrogenase, whose translation MKRRVLLIGVGLIGGSLALAIKKEHDAVLIGYDLNPDHCMLAKRLEVIDDFTLDIKAEAEKADLIVLAAPVEETIKLLDEFEGFHFKPNVIITDAGSTKVQILKKAQRLNEHGIVFIGGHPMAGSHKTGVGSAKVHLFENAFYILTQLPETPPQKVDELKNWLRGTKANFLTMDADEHDAVTGVVSHFPHVVAASLVRQVENHAHRNELVNRLAAGGFRDITRIASSSPSMWRDIITQNRKTLLSLLDEWVKEMDGVRNLVADGDSESIYDYFSSAKRFRDSMPTGSKGAIRAFHDLYVDVADHVGVISHVTTLLAEEAISITNIRIIEAREDVYGVLRLSFHTDDDRYNAKACLENQGYEIYLTI comes from the coding sequence TTGAAGAGACGCGTTTTACTTATAGGGGTCGGTTTGATCGGAGGGTCACTGGCACTTGCGATAAAAAAGGAACATGATGCTGTGCTTATCGGATACGACCTGAACCCTGACCATTGTATGCTAGCAAAAAGACTTGAAGTAATTGATGATTTTACTTTAGACATAAAGGCAGAAGCCGAAAAAGCCGATTTGATCGTCCTTGCTGCACCAGTCGAGGAAACGATAAAGTTATTGGATGAATTTGAGGGGTTCCATTTTAAACCGAATGTGATCATCACTGATGCCGGCAGTACAAAAGTACAAATTTTGAAGAAAGCACAGCGGTTAAATGAGCATGGCATTGTGTTCATCGGCGGGCATCCGATGGCAGGATCCCATAAAACCGGCGTTGGGAGTGCAAAGGTTCATCTATTTGAAAATGCATTTTATATCCTGACCCAATTGCCGGAAACTCCTCCTCAGAAAGTAGATGAACTTAAAAATTGGCTGAGAGGTACAAAAGCAAATTTTCTGACTATGGATGCTGATGAACACGATGCTGTAACAGGCGTTGTCAGTCACTTTCCCCATGTGGTCGCTGCAAGCCTCGTTCGTCAGGTCGAGAATCATGCCCACCGAAATGAACTTGTAAACCGTTTGGCCGCAGGTGGATTTCGAGATATTACAAGAATCGCATCGAGCAGCCCGTCTATGTGGAGGGATATCATCACGCAGAACCGCAAAACGCTCCTATCTCTATTAGACGAATGGGTGAAGGAAATGGATGGCGTAAGAAATTTGGTTGCTGATGGAGACAGCGAATCCATCTACGATTATTTCTCAAGTGCGAAGAGATTCCGAGACTCCATGCCTACTGGTTCAAAAGGGGCGATTCGTGCATTTCACGATTTATATGTGGATGTTGCAGACCATGTAGGGGTCATTTCACACGTGACAACTTTGTTAGCTGAAGAAGCGATCAGCATTACAAATATACGGATCATTGAGGCACGAGAAGATGTATATGGTGTTTTGAGATTAAGCTTTCACACGGATGACGATCGATATAATGCCAAGGCTTGCTTAGAAAACCAAGGTTACGAAATCTATTTGACGATTTAG